attactatatccaaagacttgatattaatgtgtGTTTGATATCTTGAGATGAGATTTGCCATTATTTAAACTTATTGTGTTATATGATTTCCTTCGTGAACTTTGTTTATTTCGTTCTCTTTTaaattcatatacatatatatgacaAATTTTAaggaaatattaaaaataaacatcCTTCTTAagctatattatttaaataaaggaTAAGGATaaagataaaatattataaaaaaaaaaactaataaaatagaaactaatcaaatattattttaaaaaatatatatcatacaattaaaatatataaaaataaaaattaaatatatgtagtatgttaataaaattatatatatacattaaatatttgtattatactaacaaaattatataccactattatacatagcaaaataaaaaataaatatcatctaagaataataatatactatacaacaaaataataatatactctacaataaaatttatataccaaCAACTCACAACAAcctataaaaaattttaaaaaaaaaattgacaaaactttcaaataaaaaatattttaataaaactaatataaaaatattataatctttaagtaatttgcttctaattattttaaaaaaatatatgaaaaaaattattaattttttaatatggcAAACgacaatataaatattaaataatctaAAAACGCTATTTTactacaaattttaaaataaagacATTTACTCATATAGTCTTGTAATTTTgagttaaatgaaaaataataaaatatagtattttaaattaataaaaacaaaaatctgGTATAACAAATGCCATCAAATGTTTAAAGAAGTAACAAAGCCCATAAAAAGTGGGCAAATATATAGCTGTCATATTTATcaaaataagtttaaaaatgtaATTTCCACTTTTCTGTTtgtatatattcatattcatattaGAGATTTTTACACCTCATGTCAAAATTGACaccttttttacatttttatcctTACACggttttttaaacatttttaacttttacatttttcaattttacttttcaaaaagtttaataattacaattttacctttTCCCTTCTTCCTTACACACGTACACGCACGCCACCTCATAaatcctttcttttttttttttttgaatttttcatctACCTGATTCAGCCACTCTTCAAACAGAGCTTCCCACGATCACCATTATCAAGCCCTAACCAATTTTTTCTTCCcatgatcaccttctccaagccCTCACCCACGTTTTCCTCAACCTACATTGTCTTCCTCCTCTATTTTTTCTCTATATAAATGGCAACCACTAGAAGTGGTTCGAAATCACCATCTCCGGCGAAGAAAGTTTCTAAAAAATCGAAGAAGGCTCCAGCTGTTACTTCCAAAGTCGAACCTAAAATggggttaaaaaaaattgctaaaaattTAGTGGCTGATGTTCCAGAGACATCGGCCTCTAAGAAAAGAGCCCTTCCTGTTAAAGTAGATGCTCCTAAGACTAAGAGAGCAAAAATTTCCAAGTCTGCACGCGATGTAAGTTtctctttgttgtttttaaatttttctttagtttttttctgGTTGTTTTATTTCTGGTGTTACATTTGATGATTTCAAGTTTTCCCCATTTTTTGTTCTAGGTTTCCTCAGATTCCGATTTTGAGGATGAAGTGCATGGTGAGGACCAAAAGCCCAAAGTTGAATCAAAGGTAATTTAAATTTGCTTGGTTTCATTTTATTGTGTTAATTTTTACATGAGCTTTTTAGGTCACTGGTTTAGGTGTTTATTAggatgtttttatgttttttttggtGTTCTTTATGTATTTCTGTCATGTATTGTGGTtgatgttgttttgttgtttttattcagTTGTTGTTTGGTTGTTGAAAAAAAACCCAGTTCAATTCGTATTTTGTCACAGTTTTGAATTGCTTTTCCCCATTGGTTGGTTATATGTTTTTTGTGAATTTGTTTTCGGTTGTTTTACACACTATTGGTATTGAGAAGCATTTTACTAATTTCAATTGCAACCAGATCTTTCAGTTTATTCTTTAGTTTTGTATATGTTTATTGTCAGTTTTTTCTCGGTTGTTTGTCACACTACTATTATCGACTACCATTTTCGAAATTTCATAACAACGAGTTTGTAcagtgttgtttttattttagttgtttatatttttttgaaagttgTTTATCTCTTACATTTATCATACTGTAAGGGTTTAGGAAAAcgttgtttttaggttttttattGGCTGTAATTTGGTTACTACattttcatatattctttgtTATTGTATCTAAGATTTGttgcttttgtttttcttttttgttgcaGGTCCATGCTAGGACCTCAGTGAAGGTTGAAGGATTTGACCTACCAAAGAAAAATCCCGCTAAGgtgtcttttttttaaaaaaaaatattatttttattatttgttttctattttttttttagttttttttgtttttgtcctgatttattttgtttatattgCTACAGGAATGGGATTATATATATGACCAGAAGAATCTGTTCATTGCTAAAGCCTTTTCCACTGCTACTTTCCAGGTGATAGAGAACATTAAATCTTGTCTTTCAGATGTACAGCttgaaatcttttcaaaaacctGTTTTGGTCATTTCCTTGACCTTCCCGATTTTAAAGTTCAACCCCAAGTGTTTCATGGGTTGTTGCTCCGAGAGGTTCAGCAACCTAATGATGCTGAGTTGTGGGTTATGATACGCGGTGTTAGGCTTAGGTTTAGCATTGAGGAATTTGCATTGATTATCGGGTTAGACCGTGAAGGTGACTGTATTGTCTTAGATTTTAagcaagaggttaatagtctttGTGAAAGATATTGGCCAACTTCGTCCTCTATCACTAAGGAATCGTTAGTGGAatgttttaccaccaagaggtggGGTGATTCGATGAGGATGCCGTGAAGTTGGCGCTTTGTATTTCGTGGAGTGGTTCTTGCTTAGTGGCACTAAGCATAAAAATGTACCCAAGTCTATTTTAGATGTTGTAGATAGTGGGAGGTACAATGAATTTGCTTGGGGCCGGAGTTCTTTTGAATTGACTATTTCCTCATTGAAGGGTAAGCTTGATAGTTGGGTTGAGGGGGTTAGGAAGGCAAAGAGTTCGGGAAAGAGGCCGAGTGTTTTTTACACTTTGATTGGTTGTCCTCATGTTCTTCAAGTGTGGTTCTACGAGTGTTGTAAGTACATGAAAGGTAAGTACTGCCAAAAGGAAAGCTCTCGTATTCCAAGGATCACTCAGTGGACATGCA
This Cannabis sativa cultivar Pink pepper isolate KNU-18-1 chromosome 6, ASM2916894v1, whole genome shotgun sequence DNA region includes the following protein-coding sequences:
- the LOC133038783 gene encoding uncharacterized protein LOC133038783, which encodes MATTRSGSKSPSPAKKVSKKSKKAPAVTSKVEPKMGLKKIAKNLVADVPETSASKKRALPVKVDAPKTKRAKISKSARDVSSDSDFEDEVHGEDQKPKVESKVI